From a single Nissabacter sp. SGAir0207 genomic region:
- the priB gene encoding primosomal replication protein N, with translation MMANRLVLTGTVCKTPARKVSPSGIPHCQFVLEHRSQQQEAGFSRLAWCRMPVVASGHTLQALTHRLTVGTQITVSGFISCHQGRNGLNKVVLHAEQIELIDSGD, from the coding sequence GTGATGGCCAATCGCCTGGTGTTAACCGGCACAGTGTGCAAAACACCCGCGCGAAAAGTCAGTCCTTCCGGAATACCGCACTGCCAGTTTGTGCTTGAGCACCGCTCGCAGCAGCAGGAAGCCGGATTTAGCAGGTTGGCATGGTGCAGAATGCCCGTGGTCGCCAGCGGACACACACTACAAGCATTAACTCACAGATTAACGGTCGGTACGCAGATTACCGTGTCAGGTTTCATTAGTTGCCATCAAGGGCGCAATGGACTGAACAAAGTGGTACTGCATGCCGAGCAGATTGAATTGATAGATTCTGGAGACTAG
- a CDS encoding LysM-like peptidoglycan-binding domain-containing protein: protein MSGSTPAASQDAPHLPAEATAAPHDSTSGSATDRPRRRAVRRATPPRVRAWAEAAWQWPAQCRWMEPLPLPHRRGILIAALVVLLALLWPNSEPRYPTPEQTRSRDILLQAELQQGSGDVEARDGSWQTYRIRAGQTLAQLFRDHNLMVNDVFAMAQVEGQDKPLSNLQAGQQVRIQRNAQGVVTALEVEGNNGQVRFVRQPDGSYRRAG, encoded by the coding sequence ATGAGCGGTTCCACACCGGCGGCGTCGCAGGATGCACCCCACCTACCCGCCGAGGCCACGGCCGCGCCGCATGACTCTACGAGCGGGTCGGCCACCGATCGCCCGCGCCGCCGTGCCGTGCGCCGTGCCACCCCACCGCGCGTGCGCGCGTGGGCGGAGGCCGCCTGGCAGTGGCCAGCCCAGTGCCGCTGGATGGAGCCGCTGCCGCTGCCGCACCGCCGGGGCATCCTGATTGCCGCACTGGTGGTACTGCTGGCGCTGCTGTGGCCCAACAGCGAGCCGCGCTACCCGACGCCGGAACAAACCCGCAGCCGTGACATCCTGTTGCAGGCGGAGTTGCAGCAGGGCAGCGGCGATGTGGAAGCGCGTGATGGCAGTTGGCAGACCTACCGCATCCGCGCTGGCCAGACGCTGGCGCAGCTGTTCCGCGACCATAACCTGATGGTAAATGACGTGTTTGCGATGGCGCAGGTTGAGGGGCAGGACAAGCCACTCAGCAATTTGCAGGCGGGCCAGCAGGTACGGATTCAGCGCAATGCCCAAGGGGTGGTGACGGCGTTGGAAGTGGAAGGCAATAACGGTCAGGTGCGCTTTGTGCGCCAGCCGGATGGCAGTTACCGACGCGCGGGTTGA
- the rpsF gene encoding 30S ribosomal protein S6, protein MRHYEIVFMVHPDQSEQVPGMIERYTGAITAAQGQIHRLEDWGRRQLAYPINKLHKAHYVLLNVEAPQEVIDELETNFRFNDAVIRSMVMRTKHAVTEASPMVKAKDERRERREDFANETSDDADAGDSEE, encoded by the coding sequence ATGCGTCATTACGAAATCGTTTTTATGGTCCATCCTGACCAAAGCGAACAGGTTCCGGGCATGATCGAGCGTTACACCGGTGCTATCACCGCTGCGCAGGGTCAGATCCACCGTCTGGAAGACTGGGGCCGCCGTCAACTGGCTTACCCGATCAACAAACTGCACAAAGCTCACTACGTTCTGCTGAACGTTGAAGCGCCGCAGGAAGTGATCGACGAGCTGGAAACTAACTTCCGCTTCAACGACGCCGTTATCCGTAGCATGGTAATGCGTACTAAGCACGCGGTTACCGAAGCATCCCCGATGGTTAAAGCGAAAGACGAGCGTCGTGAGCGTCGTGAAGATTTCGCCAACGAAACCTCTGATGATGCTGATGCTGGGGATTCTGAAGAGTAA
- the rpsR gene encoding 30S ribosomal protein S18 — protein sequence MARYFRRRKFCRFTAEGVVEIDYKDIATLKNYITESGKIVPSRITGTRAKYQRQLARAIKRARYLSLLPYTDRHQ from the coding sequence ATGGCACGTTATTTCCGTCGTCGCAAGTTCTGCCGTTTCACCGCGGAAGGCGTTGTAGAGATTGACTACAAAGACATCGCTACGCTGAAAAACTACATCACCGAAAGCGGCAAGATCGTTCCGAGCCGTATCACCGGTACTCGTGCAAAATACCAGCGTCAGCTGGCACGTGCTATCAAGCGCGCTCGCTACCTGTCTCTGCTGCCGTACACTGATCGTCATCAGTAA
- the rplI gene encoding 50S ribosomal protein L9 — protein sequence MQVILLDKVANLGSLGDQVNVKAGYARNFLVPQGKAVPATKKNVEFFEARRADLEAKLADVLAAAEARAAKINELGTVTIASKAGDEGKLFGSIGTRDIADAVTAAGVEVAKSEVRLPNGVLRTLGEHEVHFQVHSDVFAQLNIVVEAE from the coding sequence ATGCAAGTTATTCTGCTTGATAAAGTAGCAAACCTGGGTAGCCTGGGCGACCAGGTCAACGTTAAAGCGGGCTACGCTCGTAACTTCCTGGTACCGCAGGGCAAAGCTGTCCCGGCTACCAAGAAAAACGTTGAGTTCTTCGAAGCACGCCGTGCAGATCTGGAAGCCAAACTGGCTGACGTTCTGGCTGCTGCTGAAGCGCGCGCCGCTAAGATCAACGAGCTGGGCACCGTTACCATCGCGTCTAAAGCAGGCGACGAAGGTAAACTGTTCGGTTCTATCGGCACCCGTGACATCGCTGACGCAGTAACTGCGGCCGGTGTTGAAGTTGCCAAAAGCGAAGTTCGCCTGCCGAACGGCGTCCTGCGTACTCTGGGTGAGCACGAAGTGCACTTCCAGGTACACAGCGATGTGTTCGCACAACTGAACATCGTTGTAGAAGCAGAGTAA